One Dioscorea cayenensis subsp. rotundata cultivar TDr96_F1 chromosome 19, TDr96_F1_v2_PseudoChromosome.rev07_lg8_w22 25.fasta, whole genome shotgun sequence genomic window, GACAATCAATAGTAGGTGCTGTAACAACCTTTCTAATTAATTGATTTCCTTTAATTTCAACCATACATCACCatactacaaaattaaaaatgctaTTACATAACATAATCTCTGAATTTGGTGCAACCTTACTAACTAATTGATTCCCTCTAATTACAGCCATACATCATCATACTACAGAATTAAGAATGCTATTACATAACATAATCTCTGAATTTGGTGTGTGAACGTCTCCGAATATTCTGCGCATCCTCCTGACGGTTTCGCAGCCCTCACCTGGAGACGCATTtgcaacacacacacacacacagagagagagagagagagagagagagagagagagatgaactAGCAACACAAAGGTACATGGTCATGATAGAGATGAAGATGTGTTGGAGTGTTAACACTTGTCAGCATGGTCTTACTTTGGAACGACTCTCTGAACGTTTATTTACTactttattaaaagaaaaaaaaaacaccatttTATATTGGTGTTATTACTTATTAGTGTTATTTTAGTTTCactgttttgttttgttgaacagtttttttttttttaaaaaaataaatttaataatttttttaataatttattattgttgagTATACTCTTACATTGGATTAAGATAAATTGGTGGAAAGCCAAGAATGGTGTATTTCAGACAACTGGGAAGATGCTTGACTTGTGACTTAACAATGTGCTAGAGGATGAGGGTTCTATTATATCCAGTTTTTTCAAATTGGGTTCCTATATAAATCAAGTCCAAATTGCAACTGACATTAGTTTTCTCATTTCCTTACGTGATTTTTCctagaataaaatattaataaacaaattaaattaacacATAGAAAGAATTAAACTCAACAACTCGCAACCTGAGTGATTCAAACTGGGGAATTCTTTTAAAGATTGATTTCGAGGTTGCAATTGGAGTGCTATCCCTTTTGTGATGAGATGTTCGACGTTCTTCGTTGCAGCCTTCGACTACTGGAGCAACCACCTTCAGAGTGAACGACCAACATCTCATCACAAGGATAATACTCCAATTGCAACCTTGAAATCAATCTTCAGCACTAGGGTTGCGGGTTATCAAGTTTAAATCCGTTAAGaagcattattttatttttttctctttgtcaatttaatttgtttattaatattttattctggGAAAAACAATGTCGGATAAAGGAAATGGTGAAACTGACGTCGGTTGCAATTTGGACTTGATTtactaattttagaaaatagagGGACTCAATTTGAGGAATCTGGAGTgcaggaataaaaaaaaagagaaaaaaaatacagagaCTAATCGGTGATTAAACCTAAAAGCTCTTGTTTAACTAGATTTTAGTTTGCAAAAAGAATCAACAAAACATGTGGTGAAATCAACTATTtgagttggtttttttttaaaatataaatttaatccCCTGGAAGAAGTGGCTCATTGATCACCTTTAGCtggtttttttaactaaattttaattaaaataataattatttatagattttgaagttttttgtaattacaattacatgtagttttatatccggccaaacaaacacaccctaagtCTCTATATAAGGTGGTTGTTTTATTGAGGAGTTAAGTTCAAACTCCAATTCACCTATGCATGATGAGAGTACAAATATTGTGCAACTCATATCAGCTCTTCGTATGTGTTTAGTTTTGACAATCGCCTTCATTCACATTTATGAAAAAACAACAATGATAACacatatctttattttattttttttaacaacttaTTTTTCTTAAGGTACACAATTTCTTCACAAGAAAATATACTATTCTTCCCTCCTACTTTgtttgttaaataataattagttatatttgtaatggatgttaaatttttttattgtcgttttaaataaaagttttcaTCGATTTTATGAATATCAATATCTCATTTTATTGATATTGGTaacctatatatatacagtggtatttattattttttatttcaaataaaaattttcatctaatataaacaaagaaaacgTTTGCAGCTTTTATATAAATCCAGGAGCACTTCAACCGAAAGCTCTTCTAATAAAATTCCAGAAAAGGTTATTCAAATTAAGGGCCTAAATCTTAAGGGGTTTTTAATGTAAAAGTAAggttttggttttctctttCAAGGTCTAAACATTAGAGACGccatatattctttaaaaataaaattactattgatttatttttgtaaaagcatctctattttattttagttctaaAAATTCACGTTAGTTTTAGTGTCCTCCAAACTCAACCTCAATTTTTTACTGATTACAAGTcatctctatttatttattaaaaatttctattcatgcattataaaatttttaaaaaataaatatatttgaataataattttcacaaaataaatgcACACTACTACATAACTGCACTTATGCAGCGGTTATAAAACTGCTACAAAAGGATATCTATTGCAACAGTTTTGTAGCGCTTTCATGCCGCTGCACGTAATTTTCTAAGCAAGTATTACATTTGGCTCAATCCGTTGCAACAACCGCTGCATATTAGGATATATATGCAGTCGTTCTACAATCGCTGCAAATGTTAAACAAAGTAGCGGTTCATAATCGTTGCATCTGCATTGTAGTGCaacgggttttaaaaaccgttGCTTATGGGTtattgatgcagcggtatactcgaactgttgattcgcgcacgaatacccagtacaagtcttcaaaatctgttgatcaaagatagccagcaATTGGAAAAAAgggagtaaattttattactcaagagaataactattacaaaactcATCATACTctcgcccataggcttacattaaatagaaaaatcaaagatatgaaaataatcctaaaacggagataattcgaaaatataccaaaaatggtaaattttcaaataccggcaagaaataaaagagttaacaaaataaacgctaacgccataaacggcttacaaatcagagatttctagccaaaggaataacgaaatcaattattactaaaaatagcaaaatcagggttttcgaggcctaaacgatggaatttggccaaaatcatgcatgactcacgagtttgctCAGCAAACTATGACTTGTGTCcgttggcccgtttcccatcagactaggaccaagaaacccaaaaactcTACCGCCCGGCGAATTAcgaaaatacccttattacttcgagtcccacttccgcatgaatgcgcatgccatctcctcaatacggccCGCATCAGTTATGATATGCAGCGGTTTTATTATAACCGTTGCATATGTGTCTGCACTTATGCAGCGGTTTTATTATAACCGTTGCATATGTGTCTGCACTTATACAGCGGTTACCTTGCAACAGTTATCAAACTGCTACGATAGGATATCTATTGCAGCGGTTTTGTAGCGCTTTCATACGGTTGCACGAAATTTTCTAAGTATTACATTTGACTCAATCCTTTGCAACAACCGCTGCATTGTAGTGCAACGTGTTTTAAAATCCGTTGCTTATGGGTTATGATATGCAGCGGTTTTATTATAACCATTGCATATGTGTTGCGATAGGCAGCGGTTATGAACCGCTGCTTTTTGGGAGAAGCATACTGGGACAATATTACTAGTGATTCCAAAGAACTTTCCACCACATTTCTTAATCACATGGCAagaatttttcctaaaaaatagAGATTGCTTAAGCAAAATAAAGACCTAAAGTCAAATTTGAAAAAGGCCGCTCTAACttattcaataattttatttttatttatatttgttttagcaAATGCTTGTGGTTCATTATCAGTTGTTTAAAAAgtatcaatataaatagatttaaatttttttacttataattaaaaaaatgaatgatagatTAATCTTTAACAAAGTGCACTATTTTTGAAATAGGTTATTGGATAcgataaaaataagattttttaaaaaattagtagaaAGAAGATATGTAATTATctaatactttaatttattattttaaattttaaaaatttaattaattattgggaGGCCTCCAATAAAGCGAAGGCTTACCGGGCCTCTTGTgactaaataaatcattaaatttttttaatatctatactttggaataacaaaaattaacataatttaaatccaaattatgttaaaaaaaaaagccccaATAAATTCCTAATAAAAAACATCTCCacaatttgaattattttaacaatattttctGAAAAATCTCATAACTCATtgggtaataataataataataatataatactaaTAGTTATTACTTAGTTGTTGTTTCCTCagttttacactaatatttatataatatatatatatatatttataattataaacttactaaaaataacaagataaaaacaaacaaataagattTCCTATGCCTTGGAGAAACCAGCCCATCACCTTCTCTGATCGACGATCGACGATTTCCTCTAATCGCTGGTTCCTCTCTCTTTCTCCGGaagctcttcttctctctcaCTCGGCCTCGCGGTGGTTCATGCCCTTTTTTCTCTCACGATTTGTCAGAAACCCTAATAAGTTTTGTCCTTGATTTGCTTTATTTGATTGGGGATCTTTGGGAATTGATGTAATGTGTGCAGGTTCTTGTTGGTGATTATCGGGCTGTTTGTATTCCGCTTGTTGAGGTTGTGGCCATCAAGATATTTGATTCTGAGAGGAATAATAGTGATTTGGTgagtgtgtttttggatttgatatctttgttgaatattttttttggtgggTCTAATTAATTAGTAACTTATTTATTGGCAGATTTCTGAAAGAGTTGTAAACCTGGAAGCACTACAAAAGATCGCTGGTAGTGGTCAGCTTGATTGGAGAGTTCTGAGCTCTAGTCTGGAAGGTTTGCTTCTTTCTATTCCCCTTTTTTTGCCCCTTCCttttatatacttatttaatttttagagtCCATAGTAGAGCTGAATAAGTTCAAGCTACTTAGGCAAGAGGGTATATATAACAGAACTTTTGAATGAATCTTTGAATATCAGCACGGCTCTTAGGTCATTAGCATACATCGTTTTGTGTGTTTGAGCTGACTGTTAAGCACCGTTATGGACATGTTTCTCAGGAAGGCTTTGGAAGAGCCATTTCATTGAGTTTGTTGCTGAATATTTAGTTTAAACTAGTATATTCAGGTGTTAATTTGGAAGCTTAAATTTCTGAGACTTTCTAAAACACAGTTGAGTGGATGAACCAATACAAATGTAACCAAAAAATGTGCAGTGTGTATAGCCCATAACGTTTGCTAAGCGCAATTAACCATTTAAACATAGACCATAAGTCTTTCAGCCTATGTTTTTGGGTTTGGATTGAATAAAAAGTCCAAATAATAAGTTTGATGGTTTGCATCTAATAAGGATCATGTTGCAACATCAACATGAATGACACATTAGAAGCAAAATGGTCGCAGAATGATATTGGAAAAGAAGATGACCAGGCACAATGATAGGAAACATTGTTGCAGTGATCGAGCAGATGATTTgatccaatcttaaatgctctGAATACTTTTCTGATAGATGTTTGTTTTCTAATTGATTTTGCTTAGCATGCAATGCAGTGAACTTCGACTTTGCCTGAGAGTTGTTGTACGAAATTTGCTTTGTTCTGTCTTACTATGGAGAATTGTTGGTCATATCCaattctaatttgttttgtCTGCTCTTTCCTTGTGTCTTATATTCAACACAAATGTTCAGTTTTGTATGAATTCTGAATGCATATTACTTCTAATGCTCTTATGCTGTTGGTATACTTTAATATTCCATCCTAATTTTAATACTCCTAACCTGATATACTGTTTATGCACATCAATTCGCCATTTGTCTTATCCATGTTTTTTATTCATCAGTTTTCTTGGTTGGTTGGTTTCAGTTGAAACTAATTTCCCTTGATGATTCTTCTAAAGTTAGTCTAAAAAGCAGAGGGTAACCAGAGCCACATAGTGTCCTGGGTTGCTTCTCATGACTTCTGCTGCACACATTGGCCAGTACTGCCTCTCCACTCTCCCTCCTGGGTGCTGTATCACCACTGTTGTTGccaatatttttgaatgaattaaATCAGCCAATAGGACCAGATGATAAGACTTTGAGTGAGTTTAGCAGTTTCTTAGGAACATTGGCTCGAAATTCAACACTTGCACCCCTTACGATCACTAATTGGCACAA contains:
- the LOC120250707 gene encoding uncharacterized protein LOC120250707 isoform X1, encoding MPWRNQPITFSDRRSTISSNRWFLSLSPEALLLSHSASRWFMPFFLSRFVLVGDYRAVCIPLVEVVAIKIFDSERNNSDLISERVVNLEALQKIAGSGQLDWRVLSSSLEVFLVGWFQLKLISLDDSSKVSLKSRG
- the LOC120250707 gene encoding uncharacterized protein LOC120250707 isoform X3; the protein is MPWRNQPITFSDRRSTISSNRWFLSLSPEALLLSHSASRWFMPFFLSRFVLVGDYRAVCIPLVEVVAIKIFDSERNNSDLISERVVNLEALQKIAGSGQLDWRVLSSSLEVETNFP
- the LOC120250707 gene encoding uncharacterized protein LOC120250707 isoform X4 encodes the protein MPWRNQPITFSDRRSTISSNRWFLSLSPEALLLSHSASRWFMPFFLSRFVLVGDYRAVCIPLVEVVAIKIFDSERNNSDLISERVVNLEALQKIAGSGQLDWRVLSSSLEV
- the LOC120250707 gene encoding uncharacterized protein LOC120250707 isoform X2, translating into MPWRNQPITFSDRRSTISSNRWFLSLSPEALLLSHSASRWFMPFFLSRFVLVGDYRAVCIPLVEVVAIKIFDSERNNSDLISERVVNLEALQKIAGSGQLDWRVLSSSLEVSLKSRG